The proteins below are encoded in one region of Gemmatimonadetes bacterium T265:
- a CDS encoding transposase — protein sequence MSTGKQTSKPFSPEVRERAVRLVLEHQGEYATQWAAITSIASKIGCSGETLRGWVRQTERNVGQRAGLTSEERERLTSLEREVRELRRTNEILRKTSAFFAAAELDRLTK from the coding sequence ATGAGCACAGGGAAGCAGACGTCCAAGCCGTTCTCGCCCGAGGTCCGGGAGCGAGCCGTGCGACTGGTGCTGGAGCACCAGGGCGAGTACGCGACGCAGTGGGCCGCGATCACGTCCATCGCGAGCAAGATCGGCTGCTCGGGCGAGACGCTGCGCGGCTGGGTGCGCCAGACCGAGCGTAACGTGGGGCAGCGCGCCGGCCTGACGAGCGAGGAGCGGGAGCGCCTCACGTCACTGGAGCGCGAGGTGCGCGAGCTGCGCCGCACCAATGAGATCCTCCGCAAGACCAGCGCGTTTTTCGCCGCGGCGGAGCTCGACCGCCTCACGAAGTGA
- a CDS encoding transposase: MYAFVDAHRTTYGVEPICRVLQIAPSGYYQHRNRHADPGRRCARAQRDDRLREDIRRVYRANHEVYGVRKVWQQLRREGERVARCTVARLMRADGLRGVVRGGRVRTTRPAEDPATAPQDLVQRQFTAERPNQLWLADFTYASGVPVATWRGFVYVAFVLDAFSRRIVGWRARTTMRTELVLDALEQALHDRETDGRLVHHSDRGSQYVSMRYSDRLAIAGVAPSVGSVGDAYDNALAESVIGLFKAEVIHRRGPWRGFDDVEYATLAWVAWFNQRRLLAPLGYLPPAEYEEQFYRAQAAQPALVALN; this comes from the coding sequence ATGTACGCGTTCGTCGACGCACATCGGACCACCTACGGCGTCGAGCCGATCTGCCGCGTGCTGCAGATCGCGCCGTCGGGGTACTACCAGCACCGCAACCGCCACGCGGACCCGGGACGCCGCTGCGCCCGAGCGCAGCGCGATGACCGGCTGCGCGAGGACATCCGGCGGGTCTACCGAGCGAACCACGAGGTCTACGGTGTGCGCAAGGTGTGGCAGCAGCTCCGCCGCGAGGGCGAGCGGGTCGCGCGCTGCACGGTCGCGCGGCTGATGCGCGCGGACGGACTGCGCGGCGTCGTGCGTGGAGGCCGGGTTCGCACTACGCGCCCGGCCGAGGATCCGGCGACGGCGCCGCAGGACCTGGTGCAGCGCCAGTTCACGGCCGAGCGGCCGAACCAGCTCTGGTTGGCTGACTTCACGTACGCCAGCGGCGTACCCGTGGCGACGTGGCGCGGCTTCGTGTACGTCGCCTTCGTGCTCGACGCCTTCTCGCGGCGCATCGTCGGCTGGCGCGCGCGCACGACGATGCGGACGGAGCTGGTGCTCGACGCGCTGGAGCAGGCGCTGCACGACCGCGAGACCGACGGACGGCTCGTGCATCATTCCGACCGCGGGTCGCAATATGTATCAATGCGCTACTCAGACCGCCTCGCCATAGCGGGTGTCGCGCCGTCGGTCGGCAGCGTGGGCGATGCGTACGATAACGCTCTGGCGGAGAGCGTCATCGGGCTGTTCAAGGCGGAGGTGATCCACCGGCGCGGACCATGGCGCGGCTTCGACGACGTGGAGTACGCGACGCTCGCGTGGGTCGCGTGGTTCAACCAGCGACGCCTCCTCGCGCCCCTCGGCTACCTTCCGCCCGCCGAGTACGAGGAACAGTTCTACCGCGCCCAAGCGGCTCAACCCGCGCTGGTCGCACTCAACTAA
- a CDS encoding transposase — translation MRTSKFSESQIVAILREVEAGVPVGEVIRKHAISRATYFTWKAKYANATVSELSRLRELEQENARLKRMYADLALENTAIKDVLARKL, via the coding sequence ATGCGCACGTCGAAGTTCAGCGAGTCGCAAATCGTCGCGATCCTACGCGAGGTCGAGGCCGGGGTGCCGGTCGGGGAGGTCATCCGCAAGCACGCCATCAGCCGCGCGACGTACTTCACGTGGAAGGCGAAGTACGCGAACGCGACCGTGTCGGAGCTGAGCCGGCTCCGCGAGCTCGAGCAGGAGAACGCCCGGCTCAAGCGGATGTACGCCGACCTCGCGCTCGAGAACACGGCGATCAAAGACGTCCTCGCCCGCAAGCTGTAG
- a CDS encoding transposase, with protein sequence MDAHGLSVVRACRIAGLSRAAYYAPPQDALDRDAAVIEALTAVASAHPSWGFWKCCARLRFTGHAWNAKRVYRVYCALRLNRPRRAKRRVPTRDVQPLAAPAALNRTWAVDFMSDTLYDGRRFRTLNVLDEGNREALAVEIATSLPGARVVAVLNQLVAIHGTPNAIRCDNGPALVSEPLRFRAERQQVALRFIQPGKPNQNADIERFNRTYRREVLDAYLFASLAEVRAVTEAWLTTYNTERPHDSLGEVPPLTFLPRPTSTPDQSSFRLSA encoded by the coding sequence GTGGACGCGCACGGGCTCTCCGTCGTGCGCGCCTGCCGGATCGCCGGCCTCTCGCGGGCGGCGTATTACGCGCCGCCGCAGGACGCGCTGGACCGGGACGCCGCCGTGATCGAGGCCCTGACCGCGGTGGCCAGCGCGCACCCGAGCTGGGGGTTCTGGAAGTGCTGCGCCCGATTGCGCTTCACGGGGCACGCGTGGAACGCGAAGCGGGTCTACCGCGTCTACTGCGCGCTGCGCCTGAATCGGCCGCGGCGCGCGAAGCGGCGGGTGCCGACGCGCGACGTGCAGCCGCTCGCCGCGCCGGCTGCCCTGAACCGCACGTGGGCCGTCGACTTCATGAGTGATACGCTCTACGACGGGCGGCGCTTCCGCACCCTGAACGTGCTCGACGAGGGCAACCGTGAGGCGCTCGCCGTCGAGATCGCGACCTCCCTCCCCGGTGCGCGCGTGGTCGCCGTGCTCAACCAGCTCGTCGCGATCCACGGGACGCCTAACGCCATCCGGTGTGACAACGGCCCCGCGCTCGTCTCCGAGCCGCTCCGCTTCCGGGCCGAGCGGCAGCAGGTGGCCCTGCGCTTCATCCAGCCCGGCAAGCCGAACCAGAACGCGGACATCGAACGCTTCAACCGCACCTACCGGCGCGAGGTCCTCGACGCGTACCTGTTCGCGTCGCTCGCCGAGGTACGCGCGGTGACCGAGGCGTGGTTGACGACCTACAACACGGAGCGGCCGCACGACAGCCTGGGCGAAGTCCCGCCGCTGACCTTCCTGCCCCGGCCCACATCCACCCCCGATCAGTCCAGCTTCAGACTGTCCGCTTGA